A genomic window from Massilia sp. METH4 includes:
- the mtgA gene encoding monofunctional biosynthetic peptidoglycan transglycosylase, with the protein MTKTRNAPGRWSWVKWIFIVPIALFIAVQLYFLAQIWWWRDHEPGMTAFMRQQLAVMRETNPDAQIRQQWVPYERISTNLKRAIIASEDANFSDHDGVDWDALEKAYERNEKRKKVTHGGSTITQQLAKNLFLSGSRSYLRKGQELIIAYMLETVMDKRRIFEIYLNVVEFGRGVYGAEAAARYYYKIPASKLGAAQAAKLAVMLPNPRYYDAHRSTRYLNRRTQIILRRMGSAELP; encoded by the coding sequence ATGACAAAAACGCGCAACGCGCCCGGCCGCTGGTCCTGGGTCAAATGGATCTTCATCGTTCCCATCGCACTGTTCATCGCGGTGCAGCTGTATTTTCTCGCGCAGATCTGGTGGTGGCGCGACCATGAACCGGGCATGACCGCCTTCATGCGCCAGCAACTGGCGGTGATGCGGGAAACGAATCCCGACGCGCAAATCAGGCAGCAATGGGTGCCCTACGAGCGCATCTCCACCAACCTGAAGCGCGCGATCATCGCTTCGGAAGACGCCAACTTCTCCGACCACGACGGCGTGGACTGGGACGCGCTCGAGAAAGCCTACGAGCGCAATGAAAAGCGCAAGAAGGTCACGCACGGCGGGTCCACGATCACGCAGCAGCTGGCCAAGAACCTGTTCCTGTCCGGCTCGCGCAGCTATCTGCGCAAGGGCCAGGAGCTGATCATCGCCTACATGCTGGAGACGGTGATGGACAAGCGGCGCATCTTCGAGATCTACCTGAACGTGGTGGAATTCGGCCGCGGCGTGTACGGCGCCGAGGCGGCCGCGCGCTACTATTACAAGATTCCCGCCTCGAAACTGGGCGCGGCCCAGGCGGCGAAGCTGGCGGTGATGCTGCCCAACCCCCGCTATTACGACGCGCACCGCAGCACGCGCTACCTGAACCGGCGCACCCAGATCATCCTGCGGCGCATGGGGTCGGCCGAGTTGCCGTGA
- the aroE gene encoding shikimate dehydrogenase, whose amino-acid sequence MDKYCVFGNPIAHSKSPDIHAAFAAATGQQLTYEKRLAPLDGFAQAVRDFIAEGGRGANVTVPFKLEAYRLANALTVRAQAAGAVNTLLFDEHGITGDNTDGAGLVADITVNAGVPIAGKRVLLLGAGGAARGAVLPILEHRPAALVIANRTVATAEALVQQFAPLGGEGVVSACGFADIAGSFDIVINATSASLQADLPPVPPSVFHPGALALDMMYGKEPTVFMRFAESHGAATRDGLGMLVEQAAEAFHGWRGVRPGTAEVLASLR is encoded by the coding sequence ATGGACAAATACTGCGTATTCGGCAACCCGATCGCCCACAGCAAGTCGCCCGACATCCATGCCGCCTTCGCGGCAGCGACGGGCCAGCAACTGACCTATGAAAAGCGCCTGGCGCCGCTGGACGGCTTCGCGCAGGCCGTGCGGGATTTCATCGCCGAAGGCGGCCGGGGCGCCAACGTGACGGTGCCGTTCAAGCTCGAGGCTTACCGGCTGGCAAACGCGCTGACGGTGCGCGCCCAGGCCGCCGGTGCCGTGAACACGCTGCTGTTCGACGAGCATGGCATCACCGGCGACAACACCGATGGCGCCGGCCTGGTGGCCGACATCACCGTCAACGCCGGCGTGCCGATCGCGGGCAAGCGCGTGCTGTTGCTGGGCGCCGGCGGCGCCGCGCGCGGTGCCGTGCTGCCGATCCTCGAGCATCGGCCCGCCGCGCTGGTGATCGCCAACCGCACGGTGGCCACGGCCGAAGCGCTGGTGCAGCAGTTCGCGCCGCTCGGCGGGGAAGGTGTCGTTTCCGCTTGCGGCTTCGCGGACATCGCCGGCAGCTTCGATATCGTCATCAATGCAACGTCGGCCAGCCTGCAGGCGGACCTGCCGCCCGTGCCGCCATCGGTATTCCACCCGGGCGCGCTGGCATTGGATATGATGTACGGGAAGGAGCCGACCGTCTTCATGCGCTTCGCCGAAAGCCACGGCGCCGCCACGCGCGACGGGTTGGGCATGCTGGTCGAGCAGGCCGCAGAGGCCTTCCACGGCTGGCGCGGCGTGCGCCCCGGCACGGCGGAGGTGCTGGCCAGCCTGCGGTGA
- a CDS encoding TonB family protein, whose amino-acid sequence MKYLQENRFLAIALAVSVLAHAALLAVRFVAPPEIKLKPTDPTLEVILVNAKHANRPLKAEALAQANLDGGGQADQGRSKSPLPDMRRVADGDSIEASRRRIEQLEEMQKKLLTQVKTTPYRAAPVTENSKPDPTAGGAELMESSKAIARMAAEIAQTIEDQNKRPRRTYITPSTQQVGYAMYYKTFQRKVEEVGTLNFPQKDGRKMYGELVLSIPIFQDGTLYTKEGGITVQASSGNRALDEAAIAIVRRAAPFGKFPPNMLSNDRDDLWVIITRFKFTREQKLEAQLGGAP is encoded by the coding sequence GTGAAGTATTTACAAGAAAACCGGTTCCTCGCGATCGCCCTGGCCGTTTCGGTGCTTGCGCATGCGGCCTTGCTGGCGGTGCGGTTCGTGGCGCCGCCGGAGATCAAGCTCAAGCCCACCGACCCGACGCTGGAAGTCATCCTCGTCAATGCCAAGCACGCCAATCGGCCGCTGAAGGCGGAGGCGCTGGCGCAGGCGAACCTCGATGGGGGAGGGCAGGCCGACCAGGGACGCTCGAAGTCGCCGCTGCCGGACATGCGCCGCGTGGCCGATGGCGACAGCATCGAAGCGTCGCGCCGCCGCATCGAGCAGCTAGAGGAGATGCAGAAGAAGCTGCTCACCCAGGTGAAGACCACGCCCTACCGCGCCGCGCCCGTCACGGAGAACAGCAAGCCCGATCCCACGGCCGGCGGCGCCGAGCTGATGGAAAGCAGCAAGGCCATCGCCCGCATGGCCGCCGAGATCGCGCAGACGATCGAAGACCAGAACAAGCGCCCGCGCCGCACCTACATCACGCCGAGCACGCAGCAGGTGGGGTACGCGATGTACTACAAGACCTTCCAGCGCAAGGTGGAAGAAGTGGGCACGCTCAATTTTCCGCAGAAGGATGGCCGCAAGATGTACGGCGAGCTGGTGCTGTCGATCCCGATCTTCCAGGACGGCACGCTGTACACGAAGGAGGGCGGCATCACGGTGCAGGCCAGCTCCGGCAACCGCGCGCTGGACGAAGCGGCGATCGCGATCGTGCGCCGCGCCGCGCCGTTCGGCAAGTTCCCGCCGAACATGCTGTCGAACGACCGCGACGACCTGTGGGTCATCATCACCCGTTTCAAATTCACCCGCGAACAAAAACTCGAAGCCCAGCTCGGCGGGGCACCATAG
- a CDS encoding IS110 family transposase has translation MKITTCSMDLAKEVFQFHGVNASGKVEMRCQLRRGKVMRFFSNMPPCLIGMEACGSAHYWARQLQSLGHTVKLIAPQFVKPYVKTNKHDAADAEAICEAVQRPNMRFVPIKTIEQQAIIAVHTARSGFVKQRTAQANQIRGLLAEFGLVVPKGLAVLRERVPALLDEAKDELPGIFRQTILELLDHLKVLDRRVNEFELEILKWHRSNPMSKRLEKIPGIGPITASALVAAIGNARNFANGRQLAAWIGLVPKQHSTGGRTNLLGISKRGDTYLRTLLIHGARAVIQHAVKKDPSKSGWLHSLLGRRHKNVAAVALANKNARTVWALLAHDREFRADYAAA, from the coding sequence ATGAAGATTACGACATGCAGTATGGATCTGGCAAAGGAAGTTTTCCAATTCCATGGCGTTAATGCGAGCGGCAAGGTCGAGATGCGATGCCAGCTCCGGCGTGGCAAGGTGATGAGGTTTTTCTCTAACATGCCGCCGTGTCTAATTGGGATGGAGGCGTGTGGCAGCGCGCATTACTGGGCACGGCAGTTGCAGAGCCTGGGCCACACGGTCAAGCTGATAGCTCCGCAGTTCGTCAAGCCATACGTGAAGACCAACAAGCACGATGCAGCCGATGCCGAGGCAATCTGCGAGGCAGTGCAAAGGCCAAACATGCGCTTTGTGCCGATCAAGACTATTGAGCAGCAGGCGATTATCGCTGTTCACACGGCGCGTAGTGGGTTCGTCAAGCAGCGTACTGCTCAGGCCAACCAGATTCGCGGCCTGCTGGCGGAGTTTGGCCTCGTTGTCCCGAAGGGTTTGGCCGTGCTCAGGGAGCGAGTACCGGCACTGCTCGACGAAGCGAAGGATGAGTTGCCCGGCATTTTTCGCCAGACCATTCTGGAACTTCTCGATCACTTGAAGGTGCTGGATAGAAGAGTCAACGAATTCGAGCTGGAAATTCTGAAATGGCACCGCTCGAACCCGATGTCCAAACGGTTGGAGAAGATACCCGGCATAGGACCGATCACAGCCAGCGCTTTGGTCGCGGCGATCGGTAACGCGAGGAACTTCGCCAATGGCAGGCAACTCGCAGCGTGGATCGGCCTAGTACCCAAGCAGCATTCGACAGGCGGTCGCACGAATCTTCTGGGCATCAGCAAAAGGGGCGATACGTACCTGCGTACTTTGCTCATTCATGGAGCCCGAGCGGTGATCCAGCATGCAGTCAAAAAGGATCCAAGCAAGAGCGGCTGGCTTCACTCACTGCTTGGGCGACGGCACAAGAACGTTGCGGCAGTAGCATTGGCCAACAAGAATGCAAGGACTGTCTGGGCCCTATTGGCTCATGACAGAGAGTTCCGAGCCGATTACGCTGCCGCGTAA
- a CDS encoding RNB domain-containing ribonuclease: MNVFFEESGDFKVGQVLSTAGEAYQVEMASGKRSKVKTKDVLLQFEKPAPEELMEEARAVAAEVDLDFLWEVAGEEEFGFAELGAEYFGHAPLPAEAAGLILALHTAPVYFYKKGRGRYKAAPEQALKAALAGIEKKKQQAIVQQQYVDELKANRLPPSMAGIVQQLLFKPDKNTIEYKALEAACNELHTTPARLMLAVGGIGSAKDLHMARFLFESFPRGHGFPEVAVPPPPANLPLANVEAFSIDDVTTTEIDDAISIVHLDDGKVRIGIHIAAPGLGIRPDDAIDKIARARLSTVYMPGDKITMLPDSVVDAYTLAEGKTCPALSLYATLNKADWSVISTETRAEMVPIANNLRHNDLDDVVNEETLASGEGDYPRKAELTLLWGWAQHLEAGRMAKREAFGLKPEQNNRVDFNFYVEDDVVTITRRKRGAPLDKIVAELMIFANSTWGKLMHDHGVPGIYRSQGRGVGGWNAKMQVRMLTHAAPHEGLGVDQYAWSTSPLRRYTDLVNQWQILAVAEKGVMAPLVAPFKHKDANLFAIVSAFDAAYAAYADFQANMERYWCLRWLGQENKQQVDAVVLKDEVLRLTEIPLVIRLPGMPSAPRGAAVKLDVLRWDEVDLSIETRLLEIEAAAPAAVDFEEEEELTGETVPELVPDPDQPADEKAEVAEAADEVDAAAAPPAVS; encoded by the coding sequence ATGAATGTCTTTTTTGAAGAATCCGGCGATTTCAAGGTCGGACAAGTGCTGTCCACCGCCGGCGAGGCTTACCAGGTGGAGATGGCCAGCGGCAAGCGCAGCAAGGTGAAGACCAAGGATGTGCTGCTGCAGTTCGAGAAGCCCGCGCCCGAGGAGCTGATGGAAGAGGCGCGCGCGGTGGCGGCCGAGGTCGACCTGGATTTCCTGTGGGAGGTGGCCGGCGAGGAAGAATTCGGTTTCGCCGAACTGGGCGCCGAATACTTCGGCCATGCGCCGCTGCCCGCCGAGGCGGCGGGCCTGATCCTGGCGCTGCACACGGCGCCCGTGTATTTCTACAAGAAGGGGCGCGGCCGTTATAAAGCCGCGCCGGAGCAGGCGCTGAAGGCGGCGCTGGCCGGCATCGAGAAGAAGAAGCAGCAGGCGATCGTCCAGCAGCAGTACGTGGACGAGCTGAAGGCCAATCGCTTGCCCCCTTCCATGGCGGGCATCGTGCAGCAATTGCTGTTCAAGCCGGACAAGAACACCATCGAATACAAGGCGCTCGAAGCGGCCTGCAATGAACTGCACACCACGCCGGCACGGCTGATGCTGGCCGTGGGCGGCATCGGCTCGGCCAAGGACCTGCACATGGCCAGGTTCCTGTTCGAGTCGTTCCCGCGCGGGCACGGCTTCCCGGAAGTGGCGGTGCCCCCGCCGCCGGCCAACCTGCCGCTGGCCAATGTGGAGGCATTCTCGATCGACGATGTGACGACGACCGAGATCGACGATGCGATTTCCATCGTCCACCTGGACGACGGCAAGGTGCGCATCGGCATCCACATCGCCGCGCCAGGCCTGGGCATCCGGCCGGACGACGCGATCGACAAGATCGCGCGCGCGCGCCTGTCCACTGTCTACATGCCGGGCGACAAGATCACCATGCTGCCGGATTCGGTGGTCGATGCGTACACGCTCGCCGAAGGCAAGACCTGTCCGGCACTGTCCCTGTATGCCACCTTGAACAAGGCCGACTGGAGCGTGATCTCGACCGAGACGCGCGCCGAGATGGTGCCGATCGCGAACAACCTGCGCCACAACGACCTGGACGACGTGGTGAATGAAGAAACCCTCGCGAGCGGCGAGGGCGACTACCCCCGCAAGGCCGAGCTGACCCTGCTGTGGGGCTGGGCGCAGCACCTGGAAGCGGGCCGCATGGCCAAGCGCGAGGCGTTCGGCCTGAAGCCGGAACAGAACAACCGCGTGGACTTCAACTTCTACGTGGAAGACGACGTGGTGACGATCACGCGCCGCAAGCGCGGCGCGCCGCTGGACAAGATCGTGGCCGAGCTGATGATCTTCGCCAACAGCACCTGGGGCAAGCTGATGCACGACCATGGCGTGCCCGGCATCTACCGCAGCCAGGGCCGCGGCGTGGGCGGCTGGAACGCCAAGATGCAGGTGCGCATGCTCACGCACGCCGCGCCGCATGAAGGCCTGGGCGTGGACCAGTATGCATGGAGCACGTCGCCGCTGCGCCGCTATACCGACCTGGTGAACCAGTGGCAGATCCTTGCCGTGGCCGAGAAGGGCGTGATGGCGCCGCTGGTCGCGCCGTTCAAGCACAAGGATGCCAACCTGTTCGCGATCGTCTCGGCGTTCGACGCCGCGTACGCGGCCTATGCCGACTTCCAGGCGAACATGGAGCGCTACTGGTGCCTGCGCTGGCTGGGCCAGGAAAACAAGCAGCAGGTCGATGCCGTGGTGCTGAAGGATGAAGTACTGCGCCTGACCGAGATCCCGCTGGTGATCCGCCTGCCGGGCATGCCGTCCGCCCCGCGCGGCGCCGCCGTCAAGCTCGACGTGCTGCGCTGGGACGAAGTCGACCTGTCGATCGAGACGCGCCTGCTCGAAATCGAGGCCGCCGCCCCGGCCGCCGTCGACTTCGAGGAAGAAGAGGAGCTGACGGGCGAGACCGTGCCGGAACTGGTGCCGGATCCCGACCAGCCGGCCGACGAGAAGGCGGAAGTGGCCGAAGCGGCCGATGAAGTTGACGCTGCCGCGGCGCCGCCAGCCGTCAGCTGA
- a CDS encoding chorismate lyase, producing the protein MRERSLRRANWYRHVLAVNAPPALARWLASGGSLTARLSAHAGAFRVQVLHQHAAPCLADEAAALGLHTMGKRPGRCWEREVLLRCDNTPVVFAHTVVPMSADASDWPLFSALGERSLGTTLFGDPMVARGELEYARLRGSHPLARRARAALAAQGCAIPEERLLYARRCLYRRRQGTLLVTEVFLPQVAALVPKTSNTR; encoded by the coding sequence ATGAGGGAACGCTCGCTGCGCCGGGCCAACTGGTACCGGCATGTGCTGGCGGTGAACGCGCCGCCCGCGCTGGCGCGCTGGCTGGCCTCCGGCGGTTCGCTCACGGCCCGCTTGAGCGCCCATGCCGGCGCGTTTCGCGTGCAGGTGCTGCACCAGCATGCGGCGCCGTGCCTGGCCGACGAGGCGGCGGCGCTGGGGCTGCACACGATGGGAAAGCGGCCCGGCCGGTGCTGGGAACGGGAAGTGCTGCTGCGGTGTGATAATACGCCCGTGGTGTTCGCGCACACGGTGGTGCCGATGAGCGCCGACGCTTCCGACTGGCCGCTGTTTTCCGCGCTGGGCGAGCGCTCGCTGGGCACCACGCTGTTCGGCGACCCGATGGTGGCGCGCGGCGAGCTGGAATACGCGCGGCTGCGCGGCAGCCACCCGCTGGCGCGCCGGGCGCGCGCCGCGCTGGCGGCGCAGGGGTGCGCCATCCCCGAAGAACGATTGCTGTATGCACGGCGCTGCCTGTACCGGCGGCGCCAGGGCACGCTGCTGGTGACCGAGGTGTTCTTGCCCCAGGTCGCGGCGCTGGTGCCGAAAACCTCCAACACGAGATGA
- a CDS encoding YqiA/YcfP family alpha/beta fold hydrolase: MILYLHGFRSSPLSMKGRLLGERMAQLGRAAHYVAPQLPPSPKLAMEQAMALVAGVPADELAIIGSSLGGYYATWMAEQLGCRGALLNPAVTPLRDLEKYVGMTTMFHSGEPFEFKREYIAELGELAVPAITRPERYYLLAATGDEVLDWRDMVAHYPGARQHVIDGSDHGIAEFADYVDEVLAFCGVR; encoded by the coding sequence ATGATTCTGTATCTGCACGGCTTCCGCTCGTCGCCGCTGTCGATGAAGGGGCGGCTGCTGGGCGAGCGGATGGCGCAGCTGGGCCGCGCCGCGCACTATGTGGCGCCGCAGCTGCCGCCGTCGCCGAAGCTGGCGATGGAACAGGCGATGGCTCTGGTGGCCGGCGTACCGGCGGACGAACTCGCGATCATCGGCTCCTCGCTGGGCGGCTATTACGCTACCTGGATGGCCGAGCAGCTGGGCTGCCGCGGCGCGCTCCTGAATCCCGCCGTCACGCCCTTGCGGGACCTGGAAAAATACGTGGGCATGACGACGATGTTCCACAGCGGCGAGCCGTTCGAGTTCAAGCGCGAATACATCGCCGAGCTGGGCGAGCTGGCCGTGCCGGCCATTACGCGCCCGGAACGCTATTACCTGCTGGCCGCCACCGGCGACGAGGTGCTGGACTGGCGCGACATGGTCGCCCACTACCCGGGCGCTCGCCAGCACGTGATCGACGGTTCCGACCACGGTATCGCCGAATTCGCCGACTACGTGGATGAAGTGCTGGCCTTTTGCGGGGTCCGATGA
- the mpl gene encoding UDP-N-acetylmuramate:L-alanyl-gamma-D-glutamyl-meso-diaminopimelate ligase — translation MHIHILGICGTFMGGLAVLAKEAGHKVTGCDANVYPPMSTQLEAQGIELIQGFDAEQVKLNPDLYVIGNVVSRGNPLVEEILNRSLPYVSGPQWIGDHILRNRWVLAVAGTHGKTTTSSMLAWILEDAGYAPGFLIGGVPMNFGISARLSAPGKESEFFVIEADEYDTAFFDKRSKFVHYHAKTAILNNLEYDHADIFPDIGAIETQFHHLVRTVPGIGRVIVNGDEESLQRVIRRGCWSEKETFGNDAHANWTLKEHPDGSFDVLFNGKFEALINWKLTGRHNRYNALAAIAAARNVGVPIAQAAKALESFESVKRRMEVRGVVSGVTVYDDFAHHPTAIATTVGGLRQKLGHDTRILAVLEPRSNTMKLGAMKDALPGSLKDADFVFGFGSEKALGWSLAATLAPMGSKASAYEDIDLMVKAIVGQARPGDHVVVMSNGGFGGVHGKLLEALQALKV, via the coding sequence ATGCACATTCACATCCTCGGCATTTGCGGCACCTTCATGGGCGGCCTCGCAGTGCTCGCCAAGGAAGCCGGCCACAAGGTGACCGGCTGCGACGCCAATGTCTACCCGCCGATGAGCACCCAGCTCGAAGCCCAGGGGATCGAGCTGATCCAGGGCTTCGACGCCGAGCAGGTGAAGTTGAACCCCGATCTCTACGTGATCGGCAACGTGGTCTCCCGGGGCAATCCGCTGGTCGAGGAAATCCTGAACCGCAGCCTGCCGTACGTGTCCGGCCCGCAGTGGATCGGCGACCATATCCTGCGCAATAGATGGGTGCTGGCGGTGGCCGGCACGCATGGCAAGACCACCACGTCGTCGATGCTGGCGTGGATCCTGGAAGACGCCGGCTATGCGCCGGGCTTCCTGATCGGCGGCGTGCCGATGAACTTCGGCATTTCGGCGCGGCTGTCCGCTCCCGGCAAGGAGTCGGAATTCTTCGTGATCGAGGCGGATGAATACGATACCGCCTTCTTCGACAAGCGCAGCAAGTTCGTGCATTACCACGCCAAGACGGCGATCCTGAACAACCTCGAATACGACCATGCCGACATCTTCCCCGATATCGGTGCCATCGAGACCCAGTTCCACCACCTGGTGCGCACGGTGCCCGGCATCGGCCGCGTGATCGTCAATGGCGACGAGGAATCCCTGCAGCGCGTGATCCGCCGCGGTTGCTGGAGCGAGAAGGAAACCTTCGGCAACGACGCGCACGCCAACTGGACGCTGAAGGAACACCCGGACGGCAGCTTCGATGTGCTCTTCAACGGCAAGTTCGAAGCGCTGATCAACTGGAAGCTCACGGGGCGCCACAACCGCTACAACGCGCTGGCCGCGATCGCCGCCGCGCGCAACGTGGGCGTGCCGATCGCCCAGGCGGCCAAGGCGCTGGAATCGTTCGAGAGCGTGAAGCGCCGCATGGAAGTGCGCGGCGTGGTGAGCGGCGTGACCGTGTACGACGACTTTGCCCACCACCCGACGGCCATCGCCACCACGGTGGGCGGCCTGCGCCAGAAGCTGGGACATGACACGCGCATCCTCGCCGTCCTGGAACCGCGTTCGAACACGATGAAGCTGGGCGCGATGAAGGATGCGCTGCCCGGCAGCCTGAAGGATGCCGACTTCGTGTTCGGCTTCGGCAGCGAGAAGGCGCTGGGCTGGAGCCTGGCCGCCACGCTGGCGCCGATGGGCTCGAAGGCTTCGGCCTACGAGGATATCGATCTGATGGTGAAGGCCATCGTCGGCCAGGCGCGGCCGGGCGACCATGTGGTGGTGATGAGCAATGGCGGCTTCGGCGGCGTGCATGGCAAGCTGCTCGAAGCCTTGCAGGCCCTGAAGGTCTGA
- a CDS encoding TlpA disulfide reductase family protein, which yields MKKSHLLACGVIALLFGAIGAWVGVNKKEPAPPITATVPPEGAAAASAVVNAFLARSMPDAQGTQQALAQWKGKPLLVNFWATWCAPCVKEMPELSALQRSGKYKDLQVIGIGIDSPSNIAQFTQKFQIAYPIYVDGVGGTELARQFGNTQGGLPFTVLIGADGQVKKTYLGLLKFDQLHQDLAAL from the coding sequence ATGAAGAAATCCCACCTGCTGGCCTGCGGCGTCATCGCCCTTTTATTTGGCGCGATCGGCGCCTGGGTCGGCGTCAACAAGAAAGAACCCGCCCCGCCCATCACTGCCACCGTGCCGCCCGAAGGCGCCGCGGCCGCCAGCGCCGTGGTCAATGCCTTCCTGGCCCGGTCGATGCCGGACGCCCAGGGCACCCAGCAAGCGCTGGCGCAATGGAAGGGCAAGCCGCTGCTGGTGAACTTCTGGGCCACCTGGTGCGCCCCCTGCGTGAAGGAGATGCCGGAACTCTCCGCGCTGCAACGGAGCGGCAAGTACAAGGACTTGCAGGTGATCGGCATCGGTATCGACTCGCCGTCGAACATCGCCCAATTCACGCAAAAATTCCAGATCGCCTATCCGATCTACGTGGACGGCGTGGGCGGCACGGAACTGGCGCGCCAGTTCGGCAATACCCAGGGTGGCCTGCCGTTCACGGTGCTGATCGGCGCCGACGGGCAAGTGAAGAAGACCTATCTGGGCCTGTTGAAGTTCGACCAGCTGCACCAGGACCTCGCGGCCCTGTAG
- the aroQ gene encoding type II 3-dehydroquinate dehydratase, whose protein sequence is MAKHLLLLNGPNLNLLGTREPGVYGATTLAQVEQAARDQATQAGAQLATFQSNHEGALIDRIHAARDEGVDFIVINPGGYTHTSVALRDALAGVAIPFVEVHISNIYQRESFRHHSFLSAIAKGTICGLGTDGYRFAIDFALKSS, encoded by the coding sequence ATGGCAAAACACCTGCTGCTGCTGAACGGCCCCAATCTGAACTTGTTGGGCACCCGGGAGCCCGGCGTCTATGGGGCCACGACATTGGCACAGGTGGAACAGGCGGCGCGGGACCAGGCCACGCAGGCCGGCGCGCAACTGGCCACGTTCCAGAGCAATCATGAAGGTGCGCTGATCGACCGCATCCATGCAGCCCGCGACGAAGGCGTGGACTTCATCGTCATCAACCCAGGCGGTTATACCCATACCAGCGTGGCGTTGCGCGACGCGCTGGCCGGTGTGGCGATCCCCTTCGTCGAAGTGCACATCTCGAATATTTATCAGCGCGAAAGCTTTCGCCACCACTCATTTCTCAGCGCGATTGCCAAGGGAACGATTTGCGGGCTCGGTACCGATGGATACCGGTTCGCGATCGACTTTGCTTTAAAAAGCAGTTAA
- the accB gene encoding acetyl-CoA carboxylase biotin carboxyl carrier protein: protein MDLRKLKTLIDLVAESDIAELEVTEGESKVRIVKSSAMPQNQVVMMPPQGAPTQYVPAAAPAPAAAAAAPAVPAAAEPTGHIVKSPMVGTFYRSSAPGNPPFVEVGATVKEGDTLCIIEAMKLLNEIDTDKAGTITQILVENGQPVEFGQPLFVIG, encoded by the coding sequence ATGGATCTACGCAAGCTCAAGACGTTGATTGACTTGGTTGCCGAATCGGATATTGCAGAACTCGAAGTGACCGAGGGCGAGAGCAAGGTACGCATCGTCAAGTCGTCCGCCATGCCGCAGAACCAGGTCGTGATGATGCCGCCGCAAGGCGCTCCGACCCAGTATGTTCCGGCCGCTGCCCCTGCGCCGGCCGCCGCTGCCGCCGCGCCGGCAGTGCCGGCCGCCGCCGAGCCGACCGGCCATATCGTGAAATCGCCAATGGTCGGCACGTTCTACCGCTCGTCCGCGCCGGGTAATCCGCCGTTCGTCGAAGTGGGCGCCACCGTGAAGGAAGGCGACACGCTGTGCATCATCGAAGCGATGAAGCTGCTGAACGAGATCGACACCGACAAAGCCGGCACGATCACCCAGATCCTGGTCGAGAACGGCCAGCCGGTCGAATTCGGCCAGCCGCTGTTCGTCATTGGCTGA